CAGCATGCCGGCGGGCTGCTCGAAGGCGTTGGGCGTCCCGCCCGTACTCACTTCGGAAAGCCTTTCGCCGAAAACGTTGTAGTGGACGCTCACCAGGGTACCGGTGTCCGTGTTGTCGTACATGGCGTCGATATTGACTACGTAGGGAGACTGGCCCTGCAGCTTGCGGGTCTCCGCCGCACCCGGATCGAGCGCCCGGATGATGGCGAGTTCCGACGGCGCGATATCCACCTGGGAACTGATCAGGGACAGGTTGCCGCCGAGCTGGAAGTTGCCCAGGGACGGATGGAGTTGGTCGAGCTGCTTCCGGAATTCCAGTTCCAAACCGGAGACGCGCGCCCTGTCGACATTCTGAAACTGGATTTCGCCGTTCGTCGTCACGATTACGCGTTCAATCGGGTTTTCGAAGTTCTTGTAGAAATAGCTGAGGGCTTAGATCTCGCCGGGCCGGGTGAACCATTCCCAGCGGAAATCGTAGTTGTCGATCAGCGTCCGCTTCAGCTCGCTGTTCCCCACGAAGATGTAATCGCCGACAAAGAGGAAAGAGGCAAATGGAGCCAGTTCGCGAAAGGAGGGCCGCGCCAGGGTCCGGCTGTAAGCGCCCCGGACATTCATGTTGTCCACGACCTGGTACACCGTGTTGATCGAGGGCAGCCAGTCCTTCTCATCCAGCCTGCCGGGCGTAAGCGAAGTTTCATGGCTGGCCACGTCCAGCAGGGTGGACTCGTACCGCGCGCCGCCCGTGACCTTGAACCGCCTGGTGATCGGCAGGTCCAGCATCATGTATCCGGCCCGGATTTCCTGGTCGCCGTCGTAGTTGTTCCTCAGGTCCGAGTCCTCGGATACGAAATTACCGAACCGGGTAAACCCGGGCGTATCCTGGAATTCATCGGGCAGTATCCCGGTGCGCGCCGTGGAGAAGAAGACGACAGGATCATTCCGGTACTGCAGGGCGTCCTGCCTGAAGGAAAATCGCCGC
This DNA window, taken from Gemmatimonadota bacterium, encodes the following:
- a CDS encoding TonB-dependent receptor, with protein sequence MERVIVTTNGEIQFQNVDRARVSGLELEFRKQLDQLHPSLGNFQLGGNLSLISSQVDIAPSELAIIRALDPGAAETRKLQGQSPYVVNIDAMYDNTDTGTLVSVHYNVFGERLSEVSTGGTPNAFEQPAGMLDITGSQRLWDRVTLKFSAKNLLDPDIKKVHPFNNEEFIRSLYKRGRTFSLGFSYGI